DNA sequence from the Anguilla anguilla isolate fAngAng1 chromosome 4, fAngAng1.pri, whole genome shotgun sequence genome:
TGGATCTGctgggaaatggagagagaacaGAGCGGAGCGAGAATATGGTAGATGGAGACAATTGATCTGAAAAGGAGAGGCTGCAAGGATATTGTGCAGAGGAGAAGCCGAGAGCAGTGTGGAAACACGGCAGTGCCGATGATCTGATGCtctgaggtggtgggggggggggcttctcttGCAGCATGGCTAACAAGAATAGCACCCTACGCTGCACGTTTTCAGCCCCCAGCCACAGCGCCACTCTTCTGCAGGGGCTGTCCGTCCTGCGGGCCCAGGGCCAGCTGCTTGACGTGGTCCTGGCCATCAACGAAGAGCGCTTTCAGGTCCACAAGGCCGTGCTGGCCTCCTGCAGCGACTACTTCAGGTGAGGTGGGAAGTCGGGGAGAGGAGTGAGGACCATGGGGCAATACGGGCGAAGGAAGAGATTTGGGAAAGGAGGAGTAGCGCTTGGGGGAAGGATGGGGGCGTGACAGGCCAATAGATAAGAGAGTGAAAGTGATACCACAGAGCACCAGATTTTTGGGTGAGGCTTAAGTCATGCAGGAATGAGGTGTCACTGTTTGTGGCATATGTATAATGCTTACATTCCTGTGAAGTGTATGTTCAAAATGTTGTCTATACAGTCTATACTGATTACCTATGTTTCACTTTCTAAGCATTACTTTAAATGGTTAACCTTGAACCACTGTTAAAGCAGTTGCTTAAGGAGCTAACAGGAAGGCTTTCACACATTATTGTGCAATAAGTGGTACATTTAATTTTGCTGCCACTTCGGTTGACTAATTTATCTTGTATTAGCTGACCCTCACAGCAGCTCTTCTTGAACTTATTCAGCTGAACTtcatgaggttttttttattttttccattcagtttAGTACCAACTTACAGGCTCTATATGCTGCATTACATTGACTacatttatgttaatttatgaAGGAAAACCTTTTATATTTAACATGCCTGGCAGCAGCTGCAAATTCCCATATTTCTTTTGAGAAGGGTAATACTTATGTAACCTGGAATATTTTGCTTGAGAAATCAGTCAATGATGCCATCCTTTGGCCCTCCAGTTGTTATGGGCTGGCAGCAATGCTGGCTTTGaacatatacaatatacaattcGATCAGGTCCTTATGACCTAGTGGGAAAAATGCACATGTAAACCTTACACATAAATCTACATTTTGTGAAgttaaatagaataaaatatttaatgttaattagcagctgcacagtaatacacattaatttattttttgaccttACAGGAGCTTACAGAACTTGGCCTTTTGCTCATCTTCCTTTACTGCTTCATTGACCACTCATTCTAATGTATGTGCATTTGGGATACATGCATTGTTATAGCTTGCTGTATAAGCTAACATTCCTGTAATGTATATGGGCTGAATAATGGAGTGTACCACATAATTTTACCTTTTTTGATAGATGTAGCTgagtatgttttgttttttaggtCAGAACTACTCTTAAGCTACTGACTATCTAGTTGTTTCTGAATGATGAGTAGGATTCAATTAATTTTGTCACAGTCAGAGATTTGTAACATCACCAGATTTCTTAGCTATTATCAAGTGATTCTGGACAACTTTAATTGTGTTCGTAATATTAAGAAATGTggaaatttgttctttttgagAAAAAAGTTGACCAGTACTGGGGGGTATAtggtgtatgtaaaatgtatggatcttgacatgttttcattattgttaGCAATGTTTAATATTATCAACATGATATAAAGTTAATAATGCTGTCCTCAGTGGCTGTCCAATAATACATTTGATATGCAGAAAGATTACCGTGTTGTGTGGTAGTTTGTTCATTTGTGGGGATGAGCATTCAAAAATTACCCCTACCTGTGCAAGTAGGTATATGCACCTCTTTGGGTCATTTAATATAGTATTTAAATGCTATATTAAgaatgctgtgtttgtgaatggtGTAATCCTGTTCTTGGAGTAACGGGCCGTGCTGACTTGCTCCTGATCTTGCCTTGCAGAGCCATGTTCACAGGGGGTATGCGAGAAGCCAGCCAGGACACCATTGAGCTCAAGGGCTTGTCAGCCCGTGGGCTGAAGCACATTATTGACTTTGCCTATAGCGCTGAGGTGACTCTGGACCTGGACTGCATCCAGGATGTGCTGGGGGCTGCCGTCTTTCTGCAGATGGTCCCCGTGGTGGAGCTCTGCGAGGAGTTCCTCAAGTCGGCTATGAGCGTGGAGACCTGTCTGAACATCGGCCAGATGGCCACCACCTTCAACCTGTCCTCCCTCAAGGAGTCGGTGGACGCCTTCACCTTCCGCCATTTCCTGCAGATAGCGGAGGAAGACGACTTCCTGCACATCCCCGTGGAGCGACTCGTCTTCTTCCTGCAGAGCAACAAGCTGAAGAACTGCAGCGAGATCGACCTGTTCCATGCGGCCATCCGCTGGCTGCAGCACGACGAGGCCCGGCGGGCGGGGGCTAACGAGGTGCTGTGCCACGTGCGCTTCCCGCTCATGCGCTCCTCCGAGCTGGTGGACAGCGTGCAGACGGTGGACATCATGGTCGAAGATGTGCTGTGCAGGCAGTTCCTGCTGGAGGCTTTCAACTTCCAGATCCTCCCGTTCCGTCAGCACGAGATGCAGTCTCCGCGGACCGCCATCCGATCGGACGTAGTGTCGCTCATCACCTTCGGCGGAACGCCCTACACTGACAACGACCGCACTGTCAGCAGCAAGGTGTACTACCTCCCCGACGCCGCGGCACGCCAGTTCAAGGAGCTGACGGAGATGGAGATGGGCTGCAGCCACGCCTGCGTCTCGGTGCTGGACAACTTTGTGTACGTGGTGGGCGGCCAGCACCTGCAGTACCGCAGCGGTGAAGGCGCGGTAGACATCTGCTTCCGCTACGACCCGCACTTGAGCCAGTGGCTGCGCATCCAGCCCATGCAGGAGAGCCGCATCCAGTTCCAGCTCAATGTGCTGCAGGGGCAGCTGTACGCCACTGGGGGGCGCAATCGCTCCGGCAGCCTGTCGTCCGTAGAGCGTTACTGCCCCAGGAAAAATGAGTGGAGTTACGTGGACTCGCTCAAGCGCAGGATCTGGGGACACGCCGGCACCACCTGCGGAGACAAGCTGTACATTTCCGGGGGCTACGGAGTCTCAGTGGAGGATAAGAAAACCCTGCACTGCTATGACCCCGCTGCTGACCAGTGGGAGTTCAAGTCCCCCATGAATGAGCCCAGAGTGCTGCACGCCATGATCAGTGCCTGTGGCCGAATTTACGCCCTCGGAGGTCGCATGGACCACGTGGATCGCTGCTTTGACGTTTTGGCGGTGGAATATTACATTCCAGAGGCAGACCAGTGGACGACTGTCAGCCCCATGCGAGCAGGGCAATCCGAGGCTGGATGCTGCCTGTTGGATAAAAAGATCTACATTGTCGGGGGTTATAACTGGCACCTCAACAATGTCACCAGTATTGTGCAGGTGTACAATACAGAAACTGACGAATGGGAGCGAGATCTGCATTTCCCAGAGTCCTTTGCAGGAATTGCATGTACACCAATCATACTTCCACAAACCACAACCCAACGGTAACTCCTCACTGAAAAATGATAAGGACCAATGAGCTGCTCGTGGCATTATTGAAATTAGACTTGAACTACCATTTCATATGATTGTACTGTAGAAAATGCCCTGAAACAATATGAACATGGAGCAATGTTGTTATTGAAATAATTATGCATTCTGAGTACGGTAATAccttaaatcaatattttctctgagcatttttgcattgcaatgGCAATTGCATACCTGTAATAACTAATTACTGGGCCATGAGaccaatgttttattattttcaatttctaTTATTTACTTTTAACATTCTTTCTTATTGATGGGATCCAGCTGGGAATAATTTTGTGCTGAATTTGGTGCAATATCTTTGTGGCAAAGACCTGTTGTTTTTGAAGCACAAAGGTAAGTCAGAAatagctgaaaatgtgtttcataaacatttgattcatttaaatgttctaaaatgtgtGTCTTGAGTGGCCTTTCCTCAAAGAAACGACATATTAAGAGCTAAAAGTGCCTGCCCTCATTCACAGAAATTTTCAGTATTTGAAAGGAGTTCATTGCTCCTAAGATTTAAAGAGTAAAGAGTTGCTTTATTAAAGTATTATGAGACCCCAAATGCAGTCATTTGACAGTAAGCAGAGTTCTACTTGGAGAATGTTGTAAGTGTGTTGCAGAGTGACATTTCTTGGGAAATAATGTGAATCCAAGATTACGCTCTTTGGTCTCAgattcaattcagttttgttGCACATACAGTAGAACCTCAGTTTCGAATCTCAGAAGTACAGACTGACCGGTCAACAATGTGAGTATGAAACCAGTATTGGCTTGCACAGTTAAGCCTTATCATGCTTCTCATTAtcacatatacaaaaaatgaatttaatttccaattatttaaaaagctaCTGTAAAAACCTTGATAAATAGATATGTCTTAGCACTATTGCTAAAGAATATGGTGTGAAAAATACACCTGTGCATGATATAAACTAAAGAAAAGTGAGAACAAAACCAGTTTGCAAAAGAGTTGGTAGGTCAATGAAAAGGAGTTGTATAGTTTTGAAagttaaaattgaaaataatgaatCGATATTCTAATTAGGTTCCAATTACCCAATTATTTGTCAGTAACTTATagctaaaaatgtatatattttaaattgtttaagaAATAAGGCCATAATGGAAGTGTTGTTCCAGCTGGAGCAACACTTCCATTATGGCATGGTGCTGTCCATACTAGGGCAGCTGACTCTCAAACCAAATACAAATCCCCCAGCTCTTTCTGTTTGGTTTCCCCCCATCTGTGTCAAGTGAAAAATTAGGTGGGTGGACTGTCCCCtcttcttaaaaaagaaaaaaaactgatatggTTCCAATTAGTaaagaattttaattttttaaataggtaTATATTCACATCATGTTGCAAGCATTTCAGAGTTTAGAACTACCCCCATTTCCACATTTTCAATATGTTTTTCCTCTATAcctgaattattcatttgaacAAATCTGACACTCAAGATTGAGATTCTAAGTTGAATTTGAGATATACAGTCTGCGTCTAAAGCTTGAAAATGGCAGTGGTGGTTTATTGTCATGTTCACAGTTTTATTAGTTACATCTGAGATCAAAGTGTGTGAATAGGTTTGTTTGAAATGGAGTTACCCAGTGTTCAATCCAAACATGTAGGAATGCATATTGTTTTCAAAGTTGAGGAAGTGTTGTTTAATGGATACATTTTTTCTGCCAGTATAGTCTTAGTGTCTTGGCCTCCTGTGTCTGTTCGTTTCATATGTACAGTAGCTGAGCTTTTTCCTGTGAaaaatgtgtgattgtgttgaATAGCTGGGAATGGTTAGTTAAAATGTGGTAAATGAAGACTGATTTTTGCACTTTGAAAAGGGCAGAGCACCAcactttcaaatgtttttctgcTGTCGCCCTTTGCAGCAATGTTGGTAAAATGGCTAGTCTGAATGACTTTTGAAATCAAGGCATACTCATATAACTGCACTagatacaattaaaatgaaagctgaAGCACACCAAACTCCTGATAATTATGGAAGTGTGCCATTTTCATCCAGTAGAGTTTTTCTGTTAATAGagtaatttttaaatggaacatATGGTCCAAAAGAACATGTAAATATAGTGTGGATTTTGTGgtgtgatatgttttttttcaatatgaTACTGGCCCCTTCTGCAAAGATAGGATTAGAACAGAGGTGGCTAACCCAGGTCTTGGAGAGCCACaaagtctgctggtttttgttggtAATCAGTgcttaatcaatcaattaaagcagtcgattacacagttaactcaccttgtgtggtttcttgggtctaaagTGGTTGTTGCATTCAAGATGAGAACAAAAACCGACAGACCCTCTAGCTCCCAAGCTTAATTTGCAAACATAACATGGACCATATTTGGTTAAACGTTAcacttattttctttgtttatattATATCTGTGTAACAATTGATGTGTTCTAGTTTTTGGTTGTCTTGTCTCTAATGctaaagcacatttttatggTTTACCAtaaaatcaaatgcattataaatgtcTTCTCACTCTTTAACTTGATGAATGTATAATTTTTGCATATGATCTCATCTCTTGCtaaaacaattttatattgATTGAAAGCACTTCTCCAGTGGTTCAGTCATGGAGTATACCCTTTTCTGTGAATGAGATCTGTGATTCAGCATAAGAAATGAGTTGCTAATTGGCCCTATATTTAGGGTGAGTGTAGCACttataaatcattaaatattatCTGTGCTCtgttacagtgttacatttAACTTTGGTTAATTAGGATGTTCTACATATGAAGGTGTTCTCAAAGGCAGTATAggctcattttaaatgattggGTCTGATTCCCAGTGTAGGAAGGCTGTGTAACATGTATAATTTGCATGTACAGATCTGGAATTTAAGATAATTGTCCTCCTTGTCTTTCTataataatttagaaataaGTCTAATGGATCTATTTTGGCATGATTTGCTGCTATTATAAGAATGTACTGTGACAGTCTTATCAGGGTTCTCCGTATACTGGCATAGCACTGATCTTTAAAGACCAATTCATATGCTACAGGGTCCTGGATATACATGTTGTTGTTCATGCAAAGAGTCATATGCGTTGTGATACTATGTTTTGGCTCTATGGAAAGTATAATATGAAGCACAGCTAATGCATTCACTTTCAGCAGCCAACATCACAACAAATTAGTCTTCTTGTATTACTGGGCATCTTATGCattatgttttgtttacaagtgtacacacatgcatcatatatatatactcacagATAATCAAAAGAAATGCACTGTTTGTGCATATGTCCTTTTAGAAAGGTAGAGTTCACATGTTTTGGGTATTGAATTTATTGAATTTGAATCTTTGCATTCAATTATGACACACTGATGTGCTTCTTCTAAAAACATACTTGCAGAACAGTGACATTTCCTTGGTGAGCATATTCATGAAAATCTGTTTTAACCTAATGTGTATTATTAAcataagtatatatattttcatgacACTAATGGCATTTACTTCCCAAAATAAGGATTATTGTCCTTAACCACcagttgtgtttgttgtttgttgctATGTGATTTTGTGGAATGACCAGCAGGCAAATGAACAATTTTATTGTCAGAAATATTGCTCTAGTGCATACCTGAGAAAGGGTGCTAACAGTCACAAACTCTGAAGAAGCAGCATGAACTTGAGTTATAGTGTGAACAACTTGGTGAATATTTGGTTGAAAATATCTTAATGATTGGATGAGTTACTATTGAATATCGCCTTCCTGATTTGATACAAGATTATTGTATTTGGTTGGCTACATAGATCAAAGCTCTCCTAGTCGAGGCTATATGCATTACAAAAAcaagtattttttcagttacGTCATGACAAGAAATAGTCAATAttacaaatgtgaaaattacaaatatgtaaattacaGGGATTTTTCTGAGTTGAGATGTTGTTTAGTAAGTTTTCATGGCACCTGTACCTTGCCCCCTGTACTGTCACCTTGGTTACTCTTGTGTTATTTAACCCTCTCATATTGGCTTTCCCATGCAGGAATATCCAGTACCCTTGGAGTGATAGctttaaaatgtgtggtttgAATGTAGGAGTGCTCATAACTCCAATTATGCAAGGGTTTAAATCAAAACTTTTAACTGCTTATAAATCAATGGCTTTGTGTAGTCTGTCAGGTTTTGTCTCTGTGTTGTAATATTGGCCCTTAGTTTTGTATGCTTTCCAGTTGCGCAGTTTGGTGTGATATTTGTGTGATTACAAGTCTGGTTTGGCATGTTTCTTTATACCTACCTATATTGTTTCTTTAAGCATtcttgaaatgcattgttttatacattttttaaccaaattacCTTTACTCTTACGGAAGCCTCAACACTGTCACAGTGTTGAAATAACTGAATGTACTTTACCTGTCAGCACTTTTATGGTCTCTAACACCAAACATCTTGTCTCTTATATCGATAGGATGCATTGACTTTCAGCGAGCcatcaaaactaaaaaatgtatgtgcttATAACAATGTGGTTTTCAATAAAAgtgattacatttaaaaaaaaaattaaactggtaacattattttgtttgtgtggattAGATTTTGAAAGAAAGATGCAACTGTCCTTACTTTTAGTTCAAACGTGTCTTCTTATTAACACCCTAATAAAAGCATGTggtgtgctaaaaaaaaaaaaaaagtgtgcagtctgtgtaTAATGTTTTCTGATATTCCCATGGCATACTCTTACgttgaattgttttatttctgatgCCAATGCACTGGTACCGGATTTACATACGCTAATTCAAAGTTAAACTTCCATGGACTTTGTAAGAGTCATAAATAAGATTTGTCATTTAATGTGCTATTGCATTGCTATTAAGATTAATAAAGTAACCAATTCCATTATGGTGGAAATTTGTAAACGCATTAGaatatcttgtttttatttaaatactcaTATTTGATGATCCATTAGTTTAGACCACTGTCCCGCCATTGTCATCTTAACAGTTTGTTGAAGGAAGTCCATTTAGCGACGCAGTTTTTTTGTTACTGTGTATCTAACTTTTTACTTTTAAGAATGCTTTTCGAATGAAGTTGCGTGCTCTCAAGACATGTTTTTTATCGCGCCAAGCTTACCTGTTTTACATGAACAATTCAAGTGGCTGCAATTCATGATAAAAAGCTCCGTTACCAGACTTCCATTATGCAACATCACTACTGCCACGTTTAAGATTACAGTAGAGGGACTCCCAAGGTATTGCAATGGGGGCTGTAACGTGTAGGCTATGTATGTGCTTTATTTAGAACGACTTCTCCAACCAAGGTTTTCATTCTTAAGAGGgcaataatgttaaaataatgtttacttTACATTTCTACTGCAGGCTAAGAAAATTTAAGGTATAATAACCGTGCTTTCATGTATGATAAAGCATTTATCCAAAAGTGTAATGGGGGCATGAAATCACAAAGGGAGGTTGGAAGGAAAATCCGGTGGATAATTTCGTGAGAGGAAACGTTTTACCTTATTAGGAAATGTAGGATAATTTAGCTTTTATATTAGCGAAAGCATCCAAATTGCTACCTCAAAATCGAATGATGTATCTAATCTTAGGTCAAACATACTGGGTCACAAAAAGTTCTGAAATAAAATCCTGATTGGGCAATAAAAGCTatcaatgaaaaacagctgaTGAAATAACGACTATAGCATTGTAATATAACGAATGTGGTGCAACTCTAAGGTTCACTATGCGTTTGGATCTGAGATGTTACGCAACCGCCTGGCTGGCAGCGCTAGCAGAATCAGTAGGCTACTTAAAACCTGGACAATGAGGCGATTTCCTCATCAAACACACGAGATAAGCTTCTGATTTCATTCTTTTCCATAGCCATCACATATCAGCAGGATTTCAAGGTGTTCAAGTCATTGCCTAATATTGTAGCAACCTCTAAAGCAAGCCCCAcgtgccccctcccctctcctatATTCCATTGCCTGTTGGTTTCCTTGGTTACTTTAGAACCAAGTTTCACTACCAGTACAAAGGGACGGTGAATACCAAGGGATATTGAAGCTACTCATCTTGctcatgcatatatacacatattatGCGgatctgtatttattatttttatatatactatTATATTCTATAAtcggttaaaatgaaaaaataagttgAAGGTGTTTTCCTGATTGCCTGTTTCCTTTGGAAGTCCACATCACGCAAATGTTGACAAATTATAAATAGCCCCCTTCCACTTGTCCGAATCCCCCacctctgtttgtctgttattcctgctcctgctcaattcaatttttaaaatcgtGCCTGTGTTCAGATATAGACTAGCTTAACTGCTACACTGTCTACACTGAAATGCATAAGCAAGGTATTTCTCTGCAAAAAAGGACCATTTAAATTATTACTCTATTTAGCCACAAGCAGTCGCCTAATTCGATAATGATGGCACTGTCGTGCATAATACACTTCACTGCAGAAAACAACATGCTTTTCGTGTTTGTCGATTCCTTCAGTTCAACACAACACATCTTTGTGGGATGCAGGGATTCAGATGCAAACCATCCTCTATGCGTGATGACGCCGCCCAAGCGAAACGACGTGAGGACGCTACGTCCAGTTGAGGGAAAGAGTCGGAGAAGAGCGAAAAATGGCGACCTCAAACAATCCGCGAAAATTTAGCGAGAAAATCGCTTTACATAACCAGAAGCAAGCCGAGGAAACAGCGGCGTTCGAAGAAGTGATGAAAGACCTCAGTATTACTAGAGCAGCACGGGTAAGCCTCCCATTCCTTAGCTTACTTGCTAACTATGTAGCTAGGCGGTAATAATATGCAGCGTGCGCGGCACGGCAGGCATACCGTTTGCCACATTGATCAGAggtaaacaataacaaacaccCTCAATCCAGTCAATCAATGATGGATGCAATTTATGTCAGGACAGTCCGTTTAGGCGGCGGCGATGCACcaatattgttttgaaatgcgCAATTctaaagttttattattttttttgtaatcgaTCGAATTGGTAAAGCAGCAATGCTGTGGAAGGCAGCtcgagtgtgcgtgtgcttctGACAGTCCGCGGCTGAACCGCAGCTAACTGTCAACACAGGCTGGTTCGCTGTGATAGCCAAATTAGCTATATCCTTCCAGTTTTCATGGTTAGCATCTGTCACATTTAGGTCATGTTTGTAATTGCTGGTTTTAAATTGCAATATGTGCCGCACATGCAACGTTTGTAACGttggctagctaatgttagctgctGTCTAGCGTGTGTACATTTCAGCTGAGgaagaaaatagttttattttgtaacatcTCAGATCCATGGAACGTTTTAAATATGATCGATTCAGCTGTCTATATTTGATTTATCTAGACTATCAATAAACCCTGTATGTGCATATAGCTAGATGTCTGCAAATCCGAAACTCAGTGGTTTGCGCTTGTCACAGAAagtgaattgatttttttcttctccttagAAATTCTGTTTTTCAACGCTTCTTTGCAGAATTATTTAAATCTATGTAGTGACCGATTGATTTAATTAAACGATTACACTAGGTTGCTGGTGCTGCTTTCCTTTTTGACGTGAGATTCATGTAAATTGCGTAAACTAATATTGCTTGGGAGCTACAGTAACTGATAGCACGGTCTAATTCTCATTTGGGTATTTTATGGAAAAAAGATATTGTGTTCGGAAATGCGGGTATAATTTGACAAATTACTGCTATACGCTGCAGGCTTATTCGAGAATTAGGTTAACGTGATGAGATGCGTGTCTATTATCATTCTAGACGTACCGGTCAGTGTCTTTCTATGTATGTGATATTAGACACGATATTTACCCTTTTTATTCCGCAACTCCCGCTGCTAATTGAACAAGTTAATGCGAGTGGTTTGCTAACGTAAGCTGTGAGTTCACTATTGTGGGGCTATTGTAACTATCATCAaattcatttatagctagctaacaaaaatatattctgaGGAAGTTTACGCCACTGCTAGCTACAGATTTTACTCTGATTAACTATATTTTTTAGGAATGTTTAAGAGAACCACCTATCTAgcattttgtaaacattttccCGTGACATAGGCCTATAGTAACTATTGTTTTACGAATTTTTTTTCGTGTAAATACCTCTAAGTgctcagtttattttaaaaaatattttagcccccttttttcaaaattatttaattgcatttatttttattgacagcAAATGAGTTTGCAGCCTAACACTGGTATTCATTTAGTTTAATTCTAAAATTATAGCTGATCGTGCCATATATGGTGGATGATTGAATGTGCTGAACAATTCAATGAAATCACATCTGAGCTGCAAATTACTCTATAAAATGCTACTGCTGAGATGTTGTTTAAGAATTAATAGATGTGTGTGGAAATGTGCTGTTATGGAAGTACATTTGGGGAGAAATAGGCTGTGGTGAAGTAGGTGTGTAGCAGAACTGAATGTGTTCCAAAACTTAGAAGAACCTAAGAATATGAcagatatttaataaaataaattccacaaactatttattttccatttggatTTGCCTATAGAAAATAACAAACATTCTCACCCTAACAACTGGGAAAGCTGTGGCGGTCAAGTTATGGAGGGGTttgttgcagtttttattttagtgttcAACACAGCTAAGTGAtctctttccttccttcataaatttttttttttttttttttttggaatctgTGGATTGGTGTTTGCTCACTGTCTTGTGCCTTACAGAGTTATATGAGTTTTTTTTCGCAAGCTCTGCATGAAGTTGTTGgtgactgttgttgttgttgtaat
Encoded proteins:
- the klhl26 gene encoding kelch-like protein 26 isoform X1; translation: MAESGGGGLDSDRPQNSMANKNSTLRCTFSAPSHSATLLQGLSVLRAQGQLLDVVLAINEERFQVHKAVLASCSDYFRAMFTGGMREASQDTIELKGLSARGLKHIIDFAYSAEVTLDLDCIQDVLGAAVFLQMVPVVELCEEFLKSAMSVETCLNIGQMATTFNLSSLKESVDAFTFRHFLQIAEEDDFLHIPVERLVFFLQSNKLKNCSEIDLFHAAIRWLQHDEARRAGANEVLCHVRFPLMRSSELVDSVQTVDIMVEDVLCRQFLLEAFNFQILPFRQHEMQSPRTAIRSDVVSLITFGGTPYTDNDRTVSSKVYYLPDAAARQFKELTEMEMGCSHACVSVLDNFVYVVGGQHLQYRSGEGAVDICFRYDPHLSQWLRIQPMQESRIQFQLNVLQGQLYATGGRNRSGSLSSVERYCPRKNEWSYVDSLKRRIWGHAGTTCGDKLYISGGYGVSVEDKKTLHCYDPAADQWEFKSPMNEPRVLHAMISACGRIYALGGRMDHVDRCFDVLAVEYYIPEADQWTTVSPMRAGQSEAGCCLLDKKIYIVGGYNWHLNNVTSIVQVYNTETDEWERDLHFPESFAGIACTPIILPQTTTQR
- the klhl26 gene encoding kelch-like protein 26 isoform X2 — its product is MIHSHCLSAAFFTDCEDGGVRWWGVGLGPSTEQGLSVLRAQGQLLDVVLAINEERFQVHKAVLASCSDYFRAMFTGGMREASQDTIELKGLSARGLKHIIDFAYSAEVTLDLDCIQDVLGAAVFLQMVPVVELCEEFLKSAMSVETCLNIGQMATTFNLSSLKESVDAFTFRHFLQIAEEDDFLHIPVERLVFFLQSNKLKNCSEIDLFHAAIRWLQHDEARRAGANEVLCHVRFPLMRSSELVDSVQTVDIMVEDVLCRQFLLEAFNFQILPFRQHEMQSPRTAIRSDVVSLITFGGTPYTDNDRTVSSKVYYLPDAAARQFKELTEMEMGCSHACVSVLDNFVYVVGGQHLQYRSGEGAVDICFRYDPHLSQWLRIQPMQESRIQFQLNVLQGQLYATGGRNRSGSLSSVERYCPRKNEWSYVDSLKRRIWGHAGTTCGDKLYISGGYGVSVEDKKTLHCYDPAADQWEFKSPMNEPRVLHAMISACGRIYALGGRMDHVDRCFDVLAVEYYIPEADQWTTVSPMRAGQSEAGCCLLDKKIYIVGGYNWHLNNVTSIVQVYNTETDEWERDLHFPESFAGIACTPIILPQTTTQR
- the klhl26 gene encoding kelch-like protein 26 isoform X3, whose product is MFTGGMREASQDTIELKGLSARGLKHIIDFAYSAEVTLDLDCIQDVLGAAVFLQMVPVVELCEEFLKSAMSVETCLNIGQMATTFNLSSLKESVDAFTFRHFLQIAEEDDFLHIPVERLVFFLQSNKLKNCSEIDLFHAAIRWLQHDEARRAGANEVLCHVRFPLMRSSELVDSVQTVDIMVEDVLCRQFLLEAFNFQILPFRQHEMQSPRTAIRSDVVSLITFGGTPYTDNDRTVSSKVYYLPDAAARQFKELTEMEMGCSHACVSVLDNFVYVVGGQHLQYRSGEGAVDICFRYDPHLSQWLRIQPMQESRIQFQLNVLQGQLYATGGRNRSGSLSSVERYCPRKNEWSYVDSLKRRIWGHAGTTCGDKLYISGGYGVSVEDKKTLHCYDPAADQWEFKSPMNEPRVLHAMISACGRIYALGGRMDHVDRCFDVLAVEYYIPEADQWTTVSPMRAGQSEAGCCLLDKKIYIVGGYNWHLNNVTSIVQVYNTETDEWERDLHFPESFAGIACTPIILPQTTTQR